The following nucleotide sequence is from Macaca fascicularis isolate 582-1 chromosome 15, T2T-MFA8v1.1.
TCAGATCTCTGTTTTTGAAAGATGTGGTGGTGTGAAAACTGTATTAGAGGGAACATAAGAAGGAAGCCAAGGCAACATTTATGAATCAGTTCTAGTAGTCCACATAATGAGTAATGATTGATAAATAGGGATAAAGTTTAAAGAACAGAATCTAATAGGGATTGATTTGATCTATGTTACTGCTACTCAGATTCCCACCATATAGCTCATCTGGTTTTTCTGCatcaagtgttttattttctatatcaAGAAATGTTCCTTAAAACAGACTTTAGATTTCTCCAGAATGGACAGGATAAAGAACTTTGTCTTTGCCTAAACATTGTCCCATTAGGTCTGTGACTTTCATTTTATTGCAGAAATACTTGTATGGATAAGTTCCTATcaatttaaacagaaaaaggTTTGACCAGGAATTGGGCAAGCAGTGTCAGTGCAGTTGTTTAAAATACAGagcaaagaaaaagagcaaaggaaCCCGTGTTTGCTGTAGGTTCCCTCTTCTTCAGAGACCAGATTTTACTGAATGATTCCAGAGAGGTGAAAATCTCCATATTAGAGTTCTGAAGTGAGAAGGCAATTTCTCTTGTCTCAGAAGAAGCAGGTTCACCGTTTTATACAAAATAAGATAATTATTTCATCTTTACTTGTGTGGGTTATGTTTTAGTTTACTTTAGAAACCTGATAGAATTCTCATTTGAGAAGTTAAAAGATACTTTTGGACTAGCCCAAGCATATTCTTGTATTAAGTATCTTTAAAAGTTGAATGAATGCCAAGCTATTTACACAAATACAAGTCCACTCTTTAGGTGCAATTGGCACTTGATGTTGGTAAGGAGTAATTTTTAACAGCCTTTGAAACCTGTTATAGTGGCTTCTCCTTTCAAGGAAGATTTCATTTGGATACATACAAAACAGATATGACAACACAGATTTGTTTTTGGAAGGTAGATCCAGCTTTCTTAATTGTTTGAATTTCCTTAAATTCAACCtttttacatttctgttctttaggTCTGCCAAAATGTCTGAAAGATCAGATCTCCTTCACTTCAAGTTTGAAAATTATGGAGATTCAATgttacaaaaaatgaacaaattaagaGAAGAGAATAAATTTTGTGATGTTACAGTTCTCATAGATGATATTGAGGTACAGGGACATAAAATTGTGTTTGCTGCAGGTTCCCCCTTCTTAAGAGACCAATTTTTACTGAATGATTCCAGAGAGGTGAAAATCTCCATATTACAGAGTTCCGAAGTGGGGAGACAATTGCTCTTATCCTGTTATAGTGGTGTGCTGGAATTCCCTGAGATGGAACTGGTAAATTACTTGACTGCTGCAAGTTTTCTTCAGATGAGCCACATTGTAGAACGGTGCACACAGGCCCTGTGGAAGTTTATAAAGCCAAAACAACCAATGGATAGTAAAGAGGGATGTGAACCACAGAGTGCTTCTCCCCAGTCAAAAGAACAGCAGGGAGATGCCAGAGGCTCCCCAAAGCAGGACTCACCTTGTATTCATCCATCTGAAGACAGTATGGATATGGAGGACAGTGATATTCAGATTGTTAAGGTAGAATCTATTGGGGATGTATCAGAGGTTAGAAGTAAAAAAGATCAGAACCAGTTTATTTCTTCTGAACCCACTGCTTTACATTCATCAGAGCCCCAGCACTCCCTGATAAATTCAACTGTGGAAAACAGAGTAAGTGAAATAGAACAAAACCATCTCCACAATTATGCCCTTTCTTATACAGGCAGTGATAACATCATCATGGCCTCAAAAGATGTCTTTGGCCCTAATATTCGAGGTGTAGACAAAGGCCTACAGTGGCATCACCAATGCCCAAAGTGTACCAGGGTGTTTCGTCACCTGGAGAACTAcgccaaccatttaaaaatgcacaaactCTTTATGTGTCTACTCTGCGGCAAGACTTTTACTCAGAAAGGCAACCTTCATCGACACATGCGTGTGCATGCCGGAATTAAACCTTTCCAGTGTAAAATCTGTGGGAAAACCTTTTCTCAGAAGTGTTCCTTACAGGATCATCTTAACCTTCACAGTGGAGATAAGCCCCATAAGTGTAACTATTGTGATATGGTTTTTGCACATAAACCAGTTTTGAGGAAACACCTTAAACAGCTGCATGGCAAAAACAGCTTTGATAATGCCAATGAGAGAAATGTACAAGACCTCACAGTGGATTTTGATTCTTTTGCATGTACAACAGTCACAGACTCTAAAGGGTGTCAGCCACAACCCGATGCAACACAGGTCCTGGATGCAGGTAAACTGGCCCAAGCTGTCCTGAACTTAAGAAATGATAGTACTTGTGTGAATTGAGTAGGGGCTTCATGCTCACAACTCGAGCTGACTGAGAATGTGGCAATAGTCTCGGTCTTTTTAGGAGTGATTTTGCTAGTTTGACTTCTCCAAAGCCTCTGTGTAGGTGGTAGGGAGTGAGTCAAAGCACTAATAGACCAGGCAACGTACCACTTGGAGTGGATTTGCCTTACTTTTGCCCTCTCCCATTTTCTGTTTTGAGTTATTTATCTTGTAAAGTCTGTTTTCCTTTCCCAAGGAATAATTCCTTTTGTCTACCTAACATTGACTTATGTCTTAGACTGACACTGTTTTAGGCTTTTCACTAGGCACATTCCGAAGGTACCAACAAGTTAATAACATCACCTACTCTCCACTAATAGATGCTATGCTAAGAGAAGTGAATAATCTTTCTTTGGTAGAAAATAGGCTGAGATATAAGGCGGTATTGCTATTGACCTGAAAATGTGGTAGAACTTCTGGTTGCCTATTGATTATTCCTCCATGTCTGATAAATGAATCTGCTGCCTACCATTTGTACTTGTCTTGGAGCTGGCTATAAAGAAGTATGCTGGTTTGTTATGTACTCTTTTTAACAGTATCATAGCCCAATTTCATCTCATTGAATTGTTCAAATATACTAGAGTACCCTCTCTTGAGGAACACCTGCAGGCAGATAGTTAGGGATGACCATGAGGAGCATAATCAACAGGGATAGAAGTACACTTATACAACAGCACTTACATGGGAGGTTTCTCTCTGGTAGCATGTCCCATAAGTGGCCATatgcttttttatatatatatatgttttgtttttgtttttttttttgagacagagtctcgctctgtcgcccaggctggaatgcagtggtgtggtctcggctcactgcaagctccacctcccaggttcatgccattctcctgcctcagtctcctgagtagctgggactacaggcgcatgctgccacgcctggctaattttttgtatttttagtagagttggggtttcaccatgttagccaggatggtctcgatctcctgacctcgtgatatgcccgcctcagcctcccaaagtgctgggattacaggcgtgagcctccgtgcccagcccatCTGCTTATAATTAATGTGTAATTTGTTGATGCTTTTGAGATCAGGACTGCTCCAGGCACACTAAAAATGTGCTAAAGTATAATGGGCTCTCCaaaaagagtctatttgggagtctctgaattttgtttcagagttgaGCCATCAGAAAGGTGAATTAATTTGGCCATCAGAGTTTTGTCCTGTGCACCATAAAAGTCTCTGAATTTTCATTTCCTCGTGTACCTTAATTTCTAAAATGGATGATAAAAGTTAGGTTGGACACAGAAAGGGCAATCAAATTTCTGTATACAGATATTCCTCTTAAAGGTACACTGTCCCACCTTGCTGCCTTTGATTGATTGTGAATACAAAgttaattttcaaaaaggaaaaacaaaacaactcttttTCCTAAAACACATGTTGTACTTCAGACCTAAAATTTTGAGTCTTATTTGTTTCTCACCCATGAGTTAGATTTAGGTAATAGTGTTAGTAGAGTCTTTAGAGAATCTTAAAAGGTCATTTACTCCACCTCTTTCATTTTAAGTTGGGGTATCCAAAGCCTGAAGAGGTGGCCTGGCCAATATTGGCCAAGGTATAACTAAATGTGAGCTAgcatcttcttccttcttctcactATCCCTTGGCTTTAAAAGATTTAGTACATGAAGAATAATGCATTAGCAAAAAGCTCCTAGTTTGTGTTTCCCCTTTGTGTCTCCCTGTTGGCTGAGACAACCTGAATTTTGCCAACAAACTATCACAGAGggatttatattaattattttttagttagATGAGTATTATATTCTTCC
It contains:
- the ZBTB26 gene encoding zinc finger and BTB domain-containing protein 26; translation: MSERSDLLHFKFENYGDSMLQKMNKLREENKFCDVTVLIDDIEVQGHKIVFAAGSPFLRDQFLLNDSREVKISILQSSEVGRQLLLSCYSGVLEFPEMELVNYLTAASFLQMSHIVERCTQALWKFIKPKQPMDSKEGCEPQSASPQSKEQQGDARGSPKQDSPCIHPSEDSMDMEDSDIQIVKVESIGDVSEVRSKKDQNQFISSEPTALHSSEPQHSLINSTVENRVSEIEQNHLHNYALSYTGSDNIIMASKDVFGPNIRGVDKGLQWHHQCPKCTRVFRHLENYANHLKMHKLFMCLLCGKTFTQKGNLHRHMRVHAGIKPFQCKICGKTFSQKCSLQDHLNLHSGDKPHKCNYCDMVFAHKPVLRKHLKQLHGKNSFDNANERNVQDLTVDFDSFACTTVTDSKGCQPQPDATQVLDAGKLAQAVLNLRNDSTCVN